From a region of the Pectobacterium aquaticum genome:
- the lapD gene encoding cyclic di-GMP receptor LapD, protein MSLYKQLLIAICLFVLIIFSGSFFVSLENSREQYNNQLHSHAQDAATALGLSLTPNIDDPAMVELMVSSIFDSGYFSSIRVRDLKTGNVTLERTASPDIPDVPRWFVRLVNLQPGAGEAIVMRGWEQAAKVEVVSHPMFAVTRLWRSSTATFLWLLGCGTLGVFLGALFLRRQLRPLDYIVDQSLAITRREFLSQPDLPNTPEFRRVAQAMNLMVSKLKTLFEEEAERSERLRQEAYQDPQTGLNNRRAFDMQFNDKLADEETAPGFLIMIRVQDLAGMNQRQGGQRTDALLASVGHILRNTQKQHTNAESLLARIRGGEFALFCPGLVDKEAYALIGELTRNIETLYLTGETDVSPVAQFGMVPFRTGDTAQSLFIQGDQVLTRAESNTDSTAPHDIPSASAEQVETDRHRWFNLLDPILEQERLQLFLQPVVACDDPSQVLHHKVLARIQDEQGNSIAAGRFLPWIQRFGWDTRLDQTMLREVLDYLRQHDGNLALSLSGTTVLNLHLLADLLAPLKHQPDVASRLILELDENQLPDSSQLEALIKLLNEHGCALGLQHFGGRFNMIGNLSQWGLAYLKVDGSYIRNIDQEDDKQMFIEALYRATNSIALPLIAERVETAGELKVLQEMGLQGAMGRLLGEPVPAVRI, encoded by the coding sequence ATGTCTCTATACAAACAACTACTGATAGCCATCTGCCTGTTTGTGCTAATTATTTTCAGCGGGAGTTTTTTCGTCAGCCTGGAAAATTCGCGTGAACAGTACAATAACCAGCTTCACTCTCACGCGCAGGATGCTGCCACCGCATTGGGGCTTTCCCTGACGCCAAATATTGATGATCCGGCGATGGTAGAGCTGATGGTCAGCTCGATTTTCGACAGCGGCTATTTTTCCAGTATTCGCGTGCGGGATTTAAAAACCGGCAACGTCACGCTGGAACGTACCGCCTCGCCGGATATCCCTGACGTCCCGCGCTGGTTTGTCCGGTTGGTGAACCTGCAACCCGGCGCGGGCGAAGCTATCGTGATGCGCGGCTGGGAACAGGCGGCAAAAGTGGAAGTCGTCAGCCATCCGATGTTCGCAGTCACCCGTTTGTGGCGCAGCAGCACGGCCACCTTCCTGTGGCTGCTCGGCTGTGGCACGCTGGGCGTGTTCCTCGGTGCGCTGTTCCTGCGCCGCCAGCTACGTCCGCTCGATTATATCGTCGACCAGTCGCTGGCGATTACCCGTCGTGAATTCCTTAGCCAGCCAGATTTACCCAATACGCCCGAATTTCGCCGCGTCGCACAGGCGATGAACCTGATGGTCAGCAAGCTCAAAACGCTGTTCGAAGAGGAAGCGGAGCGGAGCGAGCGCTTACGTCAGGAAGCCTATCAGGATCCTCAAACCGGATTGAATAACCGTCGCGCGTTTGACATGCAGTTCAACGATAAACTCGCCGATGAAGAAACCGCCCCCGGTTTTCTTATCATGATTCGCGTTCAGGATCTGGCGGGGATGAATCAGCGGCAGGGCGGCCAGCGTACCGATGCACTATTAGCCTCTGTCGGGCATATCCTGCGTAACACGCAAAAGCAGCATACGAATGCGGAGAGCCTTCTGGCACGCATCCGCGGTGGGGAATTTGCGCTGTTCTGCCCAGGGCTGGTCGATAAAGAAGCCTATGCGCTGATTGGCGAACTGACGCGCAACATCGAAACGTTGTATCTAACAGGCGAAACCGATGTCTCCCCTGTCGCCCAATTCGGCATGGTGCCTTTCCGCACCGGAGACACCGCGCAATCCCTGTTTATTCAGGGCGATCAAGTGCTCACGCGAGCCGAAAGCAATACCGATAGCACCGCGCCTCACGACATACCGTCCGCCAGTGCCGAACAGGTCGAAACCGATCGCCATAGATGGTTTAACCTGCTCGATCCCATTTTGGAACAGGAACGCTTGCAGCTTTTCCTGCAACCAGTCGTCGCCTGTGACGATCCCAGCCAGGTGCTGCATCATAAGGTACTGGCGCGCATTCAGGATGAGCAAGGAAACAGTATCGCAGCAGGCCGCTTCCTGCCGTGGATCCAACGCTTTGGCTGGGATACGCGTCTGGATCAAACGATGCTGCGTGAAGTGCTGGACTATCTTCGCCAGCACGACGGCAATCTGGCGCTGAGCCTGTCCGGCACCACGGTTCTGAATCTTCATCTGCTCGCCGATCTGCTTGCCCCATTGAAGCATCAGCCTGACGTCGCCAGCCGACTGATTCTGGAGCTGGATGAGAACCAATTGCCAGACAGCTCACAGTTGGAAGCCTTAATCAAGCTGCTGAATGAACATGGCTGTGCGCTGGGGCTACAGCATTTTGGCGGGCGCTTTAATATGATCGGCAACCTATCGCAATGGGGTCTGGCTTACCTGAAAGTCGATGGCAGCTACATCCGCAATATCGATCAGGAGGACGATAAACAAATGTTTATCGAAGCGCTGTATCGCGCCACCAACAGTATTGCCCTGCCACTTATCGCCGAACGTGTTGAAACCGCAGGTGAGCTGAAAGTGCTTCAGGAGATGGGATTACAGGGCGCGATGGGACGGCTGCTGGGTGAACCGGTGCCAGCGGTCAGAATCTGA